A genomic window from Chelonoidis abingdonii isolate Lonesome George chromosome 26, CheloAbing_2.0, whole genome shotgun sequence includes:
- the DSN1 gene encoding kinetochore-associated protein DSN1 homolog — translation METETEEFGRGRTQEAWLQETQLQNTPQQNLLGVEDGKNSGGTQECGPSEEKVEPEHFSEPNKVISPGPGNKANVRASPNDKVRAATRKRSCPSPSPKKAAWSPTPKRISPWRGSPRKGLTSSSFNLSPRALAISPQITRRSWSRSSLKGTNRRKSLPPFHQDVTELSKSISLDLPETDRLSRLLLSSFQFSAQKLQHFLKQTDGFSPEAFKANVNSVSEELMRCTERLKLDGTLKKCTEELKGILSDPALNASLTQMKDYINRFTTESQTWDQLLLSFQKSAEEMSRQLERCKTNDMQVEPASYLGASQAKVLSSKPNYQKILDSQGEVFDCMELMLDELQQAVKLLQAFTEDSTQYLRNLSEQLASRTFQHLENSPIRKLLKVPLKKPPVSQGQQPPEG, via the exons ATGGAGACGGAGACGGAGGAATTCGGGCGGGGCCG GACCCAAGAAGCTTGGCTACAGGAAACACAGCTGCAG AATACCCCCCAACAGAACCTCCTCGGTGTTGAAGATGGAAAGAACAGTGGTGGGACACAAG AATGTGGCCCGAGTGAGGAGAAAGTGGAGCCTGAACACTTTTCAGAGCCAAACAAAGTTATTAGTCCTGGGCCTGGAAACAAGGCTAACGTGAGAGCAAGTCCCAATGACAAAGTCAGAGCGGCTACCAGGAAAAGGTCTTGTCCTAGTCCTAGCCCCAAGAAAGCTGCCTGGAGTCCCACTCCCAAGAGGATATCTCCCTGGAGAGGCAGTCCCAGGAAAGGCCTCACTTCAAGTTCATTTAACTTGTCCCCAAGGGCACTTGCCATTAGCCCACAAATCACACGTCGCTCTTGGTCTCGCTCCAGTCTGAAGGGAACCAACCGCCGGAAGTCGCTGCCTCCTTTCCATCAGGATGTCACTG agctgagcaaatcaaTCAGCCTTGATTTGCCTGAGACTGACAGGCTTTCCAGGCTCCTGCTGTCTAGTTTCCAG TTCTCTGCCCAGAAGCTTCAGCACTTCTTGAAGCAGACTGATGGCTTCAGCCCTGAGGCTTTTAAAGCAAATG TGAATTCAGTTTCAGAAGAGCTAATGCGTTGCACAGAGAGACTGAAACTAGATGGAACGCTAAAGAAATGTACAGAAGAGCTGAAAGG TATTTTATCAGACCCTGCACTAAATGCATCATTGACCCAGATGAAGGACTATATAAACAG GTTCACTACAGAGTCTCAAACTTGGGATCAGCTTTTACTGAGTTTCCAGAAAAGTGCAGAAGAAATGTCCAG ACAACTGGAGCGGTGCAAGACGAATGACATGCAAGTGGAGCCTGCTAGTTATCTCGGAGCATCACAGGCCAAAGTTCTCAGTAGCAAGCCTAACTATCAGAAAATACTAGATAGCCAGGGTGAGGTCTTTGACTGCATGGAGCTTATG ctGGATGAACTGCAGCAGGCAGTGAAGTTGTTGCAGGCGTTCACAGAAGACAGTACACAGTACCTCCGGAATCTGTCAGAGCAACTTG CATCAAGGACTTTTCAGCACCTGGAAAACTCACCAATTCGGAAACTACTCAAAGTTCCCCTAAAGAAGCCACCTGTCAGCCAAGGCCAGCAGCCCCCTGAGGGCTAA